The following proteins are co-located in the Prionailurus viverrinus isolate Anna chromosome A1, UM_Priviv_1.0, whole genome shotgun sequence genome:
- the IL13 gene encoding interleukin-13 isoform X3 produces the protein MWFLDSTRQSGDQGGRRHTWPIKATARGQGHKPLSLGQPTCLLLAPPVLALGSMALWLTVVIALTCLGGLASPGPHSRRELKELIEELVNITQNQVSLCNGSMVWSVNLTTGMQYCAALESLINVSDCTAIQRTQRMLKALCTQKPSAGISSERSRDTKIEVIQLVKNLLNHLRRNFRHGNFK, from the exons ATGTGGTTTCTAGATAGTACCCGACAAAGCGGAGACCAGGGTGGGAGGCGTCACACTTGGCCTATAAAAGCTACCGCAAGAGGCCAAGGCCACAAGCCACTCAGCTTAGGCCAGCCTACGTGTCTGCTCCTCGCTCCTCCTGTGTTAGCTCTAGGCTCCATGGCGCTCTGGCTGACCGTGGTCATTGCTCTCACCTGCCTTGGTGGCCTTGCCTCCCCGGGCCCTCACTCAAGGAGGGAGCTCAAGGAGCTCATTGAAGAGCTGGTCAACATCACCCAGAATCAG GTATCCCTCTGCAATGGCAGCATGGTGTGGAGCGTCAACCTGACAACCGGCATG CAGTACTGTGCCGCCCTAGAATCTCTCATCAATGTCTCTGACTGCACTGCCATCCAAAGGACCCAGAGGATGCTGAAAGCCCTGTGCACTCAGAAACCCTCAGCAGGG ATTTCCAGTGAGCGCAGCCGAGACACCAAAATTGAAGTGATCCAGTTGGTAAAAAACCTGCTCAACCATCTAAGGAGAAATTTTCGCCATGGAAATTTCAAATGA
- the IL13 gene encoding interleukin-13 isoform X2, with the protein MWFLDSTRQSGDQGGRRHTWPIKATARGQGHKPLSLGQPTCLLLAPPVLALGSMALWLTVVIALTCLGGLASPGPHSRRELKELIEELVNITQNQVSLCNGSMVWSVNLTTGMYCAALESLINVSDCTAIQRTQRMLKALCTQKPSAGQISSERSRDTKIEVIQLVKNLLNHLRRNFRHGNFK; encoded by the exons ATGTGGTTTCTAGATAGTACCCGACAAAGCGGAGACCAGGGTGGGAGGCGTCACACTTGGCCTATAAAAGCTACCGCAAGAGGCCAAGGCCACAAGCCACTCAGCTTAGGCCAGCCTACGTGTCTGCTCCTCGCTCCTCCTGTGTTAGCTCTAGGCTCCATGGCGCTCTGGCTGACCGTGGTCATTGCTCTCACCTGCCTTGGTGGCCTTGCCTCCCCGGGCCCTCACTCAAGGAGGGAGCTCAAGGAGCTCATTGAAGAGCTGGTCAACATCACCCAGAATCAG GTATCCCTCTGCAATGGCAGCATGGTGTGGAGCGTCAACCTGACAACCGGCATG TACTGTGCCGCCCTAGAATCTCTCATCAATGTCTCTGACTGCACTGCCATCCAAAGGACCCAGAGGATGCTGAAAGCCCTGTGCACTCAGAAACCCTCAGCAGGG CAGATTTCCAGTGAGCGCAGCCGAGACACCAAAATTGAAGTGATCCAGTTGGTAAAAAACCTGCTCAACCATCTAAGGAGAAATTTTCGCCATGGAAATTTCAAATGA
- the IL13 gene encoding interleukin-13 isoform X1, producing the protein MWFLDSTRQSGDQGGRRHTWPIKATARGQGHKPLSLGQPTCLLLAPPVLALGSMALWLTVVIALTCLGGLASPGPHSRRELKELIEELVNITQNQVSLCNGSMVWSVNLTTGMQYCAALESLINVSDCTAIQRTQRMLKALCTQKPSAGQISSERSRDTKIEVIQLVKNLLNHLRRNFRHGNFK; encoded by the exons ATGTGGTTTCTAGATAGTACCCGACAAAGCGGAGACCAGGGTGGGAGGCGTCACACTTGGCCTATAAAAGCTACCGCAAGAGGCCAAGGCCACAAGCCACTCAGCTTAGGCCAGCCTACGTGTCTGCTCCTCGCTCCTCCTGTGTTAGCTCTAGGCTCCATGGCGCTCTGGCTGACCGTGGTCATTGCTCTCACCTGCCTTGGTGGCCTTGCCTCCCCGGGCCCTCACTCAAGGAGGGAGCTCAAGGAGCTCATTGAAGAGCTGGTCAACATCACCCAGAATCAG GTATCCCTCTGCAATGGCAGCATGGTGTGGAGCGTCAACCTGACAACCGGCATG CAGTACTGTGCCGCCCTAGAATCTCTCATCAATGTCTCTGACTGCACTGCCATCCAAAGGACCCAGAGGATGCTGAAAGCCCTGTGCACTCAGAAACCCTCAGCAGGG CAGATTTCCAGTGAGCGCAGCCGAGACACCAAAATTGAAGTGATCCAGTTGGTAAAAAACCTGCTCAACCATCTAAGGAGAAATTTTCGCCATGGAAATTTCAAATGA